The following are encoded in a window of Phaseolus vulgaris cultivar G19833 chromosome 3, P. vulgaris v2.0, whole genome shotgun sequence genomic DNA:
- the LOC137839386 gene encoding uncharacterized protein produces MTNLLIRKVLQKPDVVGRMVRWAVELSEFDVQYEPRGPIKGSGVGVILEGPDGLLIEQALRFALKASNNQAEYEILIAGMLLAKEMREKGLLEKSDSLLVTSQITGEYQAKDPQMAVYLEYVQVMKGTFKVFEVFELVYVPKEQNAQADLLAKLASSGKGGR; encoded by the exons ATGACAAACCTTCTAATTCGCAAGGTCTTACAAAAGCCAGATGTGGTAGGAAGAATGGTGCGATGGGCAGTAGAGCTATCTGAGTTTGACGtacagtatgagcctagaggcccCATCAAAG gtagtGGAGTTGGTGTCATCTTAGAAGGACCAGATGGgttgctgattgagcaggccctacggTTCGCTTTGAAGgccagtaacaaccaagcagagtatgagatCCTGATCGCTGGAATGTTGCTAGCCAAGGAAATGAGAGAGAAAGGTTTACTAGAAAAGAGTGACTCTTTGTTAGTCACAAGTCAGATTACGGGGGAGTACCAAGCTAAAGACCCCCAGATGGCCGTCTACCTAGAATACGTCCAAGTTATGAAGGGGACGTTCAAGGTTTTCGAGGTGTTCGAGTTAGTTTATGTGCCCAAAGAGCAGAATGCCCAAGCAGACTTGCttgcaaagctcgccagttcgggcaaggggggcagataG